One Syntrophaceae bacterium DNA window includes the following coding sequences:
- the argJ gene encoding bifunctional glutamate N-acetyltransferase/amino-acid acetyltransferase ArgJ, which translates to MSEQRFEVPGFQASGIAAGIKEEGRKDLALLYSEVPAKAAGIFTTNVFKAAPVLLDIERIKSGSARAVIVNSGNANAATGEEGYQDAVKMARYCAGALSIDESQVLVASTGVIGRKLPIDKVAGSVSRLVKGLSPGGIPAAAEAIMTTDRYPKIQYREGTVGGSDVCVCGIAKGAGMIEPGMATLLSFVLTDADVDDAALKRALREAADRSFNAISVDGCMSTNDTVLLLANGLAGNRRIRTSTRDYAVFSDMLTDVMTELAKMIVRDGEGATKLIEIVVEGAKTAGDAKTIAYQIARSNLVKTAFYGGDPNWGRIISAAGAAGVALDPNAVELTFDGLPLFRQGQGVAGRLQELAELMKKDHIRVVLKLGQGEKGFRVYSSDLTLDYVRINAHYTT; encoded by the coding sequence ATGAGTGAACAGAGATTCGAGGTTCCCGGGTTCCAGGCCAGCGGGATCGCGGCCGGGATCAAGGAGGAGGGCCGGAAGGACCTGGCCCTGCTGTACTCCGAGGTGCCGGCAAAGGCGGCAGGCATCTTCACGACGAACGTCTTCAAGGCCGCCCCGGTGCTGCTGGACATCGAGCGCATCAAGAGCGGCTCCGCGAGGGCCGTCATCGTCAACAGCGGCAATGCCAACGCCGCCACCGGGGAAGAAGGCTATCAGGATGCCGTGAAGATGGCCCGCTACTGCGCCGGGGCTCTCTCGATCGACGAGTCCCAGGTCCTCGTGGCCTCCACGGGGGTCATCGGCCGAAAGCTCCCCATCGACAAGGTCGCGGGAAGCGTGAGCAGGCTCGTCAAGGGGCTCTCCCCCGGGGGAATCCCCGCGGCGGCCGAGGCCATCATGACGACGGATCGATACCCGAAGATCCAGTACCGCGAGGGGACCGTCGGCGGAAGCGATGTCTGCGTCTGCGGGATCGCCAAGGGTGCCGGCATGATCGAGCCCGGGATGGCGACGCTGCTGTCCTTCGTCCTGACCGACGCCGACGTCGACGACGCGGCCCTGAAGCGGGCGCTCCGGGAAGCGGCCGACCGAAGCTTCAACGCCATCAGCGTCGACGGGTGCATGAGCACCAACGACACGGTCCTCCTTCTGGCCAACGGCCTGGCCGGAAACCGCAGGATCCGAACATCGACGCGGGACTACGCCGTGTTCTCGGACATGCTCACGGATGTGATGACGGAGCTGGCCAAGATGATCGTCCGCGACGGCGAGGGGGCGACGAAGCTCATCGAGATCGTCGTCGAGGGGGCGAAAACGGCGGGGGACGCAAAGACGATCGCCTACCAGATCGCCCGCTCCAACCTGGTCAAGACGGCGTTTTACGGGGGCGACCCGAACTGGGGGCGCATCATCTCCGCCGCGGGTGCGGCGGGGGTCGCGCTCGACCCCAACGCCGTGGAGCTGACCTTCGACGGCCTGCCGCTGTTCCGGCAGGGCCAGGGCGTCGCGGGCCGGCTGCAGGAACTCGCGGAGTTGATGAAGAAGGACCACATCCGGGTGGTCCTGAAGCTCGGCCAGGGAGAGAAGGGCTTCCGGGTGTACAGCTCCGACCTGACCCTCGACTACGTCAGGATCAACGCGCACTACACGACATAA
- the rpsB gene encoding 30S ribosomal protein S2: MSTVSMKLLLESGVHFGHQTNKWNPKMKPYIFGARNGIYIIDLQQTVEMFKGAYAFVVNTVADGGEILFVGTKKQAQESIREEAERCGMPYVNYRWLGGMLTNFATIKKRIDRLNELDAMFSNESVNVFPKKEILLYQKEREKLDRVLGGIRRMKGAPAAIFVVDPKKEDIAVHEARKLGIPVVAIVDTNCDPDVVDYIIPGNDDAIRAIKLFAARIADAVLEGKQKFEEKIQAQNDKTPAPEAKAEEAVETDVPESVEFKGAEQPAS, encoded by the coding sequence ATGTCCACCGTATCGATGAAGCTGCTGCTCGAGTCCGGCGTCCACTTCGGTCACCAGACCAACAAGTGGAACCCCAAGATGAAACCCTACATTTTCGGCGCCCGCAACGGGATTTACATCATCGACCTCCAGCAGACGGTCGAGATGTTCAAGGGAGCCTACGCGTTCGTGGTCAACACCGTTGCCGACGGCGGCGAGATCCTCTTCGTGGGCACGAAGAAGCAGGCCCAGGAATCGATCCGCGAGGAAGCCGAACGCTGCGGAATGCCCTACGTGAACTACCGCTGGCTGGGCGGCATGCTCACCAATTTCGCAACCATCAAGAAGCGGATCGACCGGCTGAACGAGCTCGACGCGATGTTCAGCAACGAGTCCGTGAACGTGTTCCCCAAGAAGGAGATCCTTCTTTACCAGAAGGAACGGGAGAAGCTCGACCGGGTGCTGGGCGGGATCCGCCGGATGAAGGGCGCCCCGGCGGCCATCTTCGTCGTCGACCCGAAGAAGGAGGACATTGCCGTCCACGAGGCCCGCAAGCTCGGGATCCCCGTCGTGGCCATCGTGGACACCAACTGCGACCCCGACGTGGTGGATTACATCATCCCCGGCAACGACGACGCCATCCGGGCGATCAAGCTCTTCGCGGCGCGGATCGCCGATGCCGTCCTGGAGGGCAAGCAGAAATTCGAGGAGAAGATCCAGGCGCAGAACGACAAGACGCCGGCTCCCGAGGCAAAGGCGGAGGAGGCGGTCGAGACCGACGTGCCCGAAAGCGTCGAGTTCAAGGGCGCGGAGCAGCCCGCAAGCTGA
- the tsf gene encoding translation elongation factor Ts — translation MEIAADLVKELRVKTGAGIMDCKEALKASNGNFDKAVDFLREKGLSAATKKSSRATKDGLITSYIHMGGKVGVMIEVNCETDFVAKTENFKNLTRDLAMHVAAMNPLYVRPEDVPETVLQREKDIYRKQVIAEGKPEKIADKIVEGKLKKFYEEVCLMKQKFIKDTNMTVEDLIKAAIAATGENIIVKRFVRYQLGGDEAADNAL, via the coding sequence TTGGAAATCGCAGCGGATCTCGTAAAAGAGCTGAGAGTGAAAACGGGCGCCGGCATCATGGACTGCAAGGAGGCCCTGAAGGCATCGAACGGCAATTTCGACAAGGCGGTCGATTTTCTCCGTGAGAAGGGCCTCTCGGCCGCAACGAAGAAGTCGTCCCGCGCCACGAAGGACGGCCTGATCACGTCCTACATCCACATGGGCGGAAAGGTCGGTGTCATGATCGAGGTGAACTGCGAGACGGACTTCGTCGCCAAGACGGAAAACTTCAAGAACCTCACCCGTGACCTTGCGATGCACGTCGCCGCCATGAACCCGCTCTACGTCAGGCCCGAGGATGTGCCCGAGACCGTGCTGCAGAGGGAGAAGGACATCTACCGCAAGCAGGTCATCGCCGAGGGCAAGCCCGAAAAGATCGCCGACAAGATCGTCGAGGGGAAGCTCAAGAAGTTCTACGAGGAAGTCTGCCTCATGAAGCAGAAGTTCATCAAGGACACGAACATGACCGTCGAGGACCTCATCAAGGCCGCGATCGCCGCGACGGGGGAAAACATCATCGTGAAGCGCTTCGTCCGCTACCAGCTGGGCGGAGACGAGGCGGCGGACAACGCGCTGTAA
- a CDS encoding UMP kinase, protein MAARGEAAYKRVLLKLSGEALMGGRSFGIDPAVVRNIAGEIRDAVRMGVEMGVVIGGGNIFRGVEGSARGMERTQADYMGMLATVINSLALQSVLESMGVKCRVQTAIEMREVAEPFIRRRASRHLEKGRVVIFAAGTGNPYFTTDTAAALRAAEIQADVILKATKVDGVYDKDPVKHAGAKMYKTISYTEALARDLRVMDATAISLCRENGIPIRVFNIAKRGNIKSVICGKSVGTTVGG, encoded by the coding sequence ATGGCGGCGAGAGGCGAGGCTGCATACAAGAGGGTGCTCCTGAAGCTGAGCGGCGAGGCGCTCATGGGAGGGCGGTCCTTCGGCATCGACCCGGCGGTCGTCAGGAACATCGCCGGCGAGATCCGGGATGCGGTCCGGATGGGCGTCGAAATGGGGGTTGTGATCGGCGGCGGCAACATCTTCCGCGGCGTCGAGGGCAGCGCCCGGGGGATGGAGCGAACCCAGGCCGATTACATGGGCATGCTCGCGACGGTGATCAACAGCCTTGCCCTGCAGAGCGTTCTCGAGAGCATGGGCGTGAAGTGCAGGGTGCAGACGGCCATCGAGATGCGCGAGGTGGCCGAGCCCTTCATCCGGCGCAGGGCCTCCCGGCACCTGGAAAAGGGCAGGGTCGTCATCTTCGCCGCCGGGACGGGCAACCCCTATTTCACAACGGATACGGCGGCGGCGCTGAGAGCCGCGGAAATCCAGGCGGACGTCATTCTCAAGGCGACCAAGGTCGACGGGGTCTACGACAAAGACCCCGTGAAGCACGCGGGCGCGAAGATGTACAAAACCATCAGCTACACCGAGGCGCTGGCAAGAGACCTCCGGGTCATGGACGCGACCGCCATATCCCTCTGCAGGGAGAACGGGATCCCGATCCGGGTCTTCAACATCGCGAAGAGGGGCAACATCAAGTCCGTGATCTGCGGCAAATCCGTCGGAACCACCGTGGGAGGGTGA
- the frr gene encoding ribosome recycling factor: MTDLVFSEMKDNMEKSIKFLEKSFGKLRTGRASLALLDGIKVDYYGVPTPLNQVASLSVPESRLIQISPWDASVIPNIEKAIQKSELGLNPVNDGKIVRISIPALTEERRKELVKVVRKMAEEGKVKLRNLRRDANEELKKLKKEGDISEDELFKLQADVQKITDEYIEKAERVLQAKEKEIMEI; the protein is encoded by the coding sequence ATGACCGACCTGGTCTTTTCCGAGATGAAAGACAACATGGAAAAGAGCATCAAGTTTCTCGAAAAGTCCTTCGGGAAACTCAGGACGGGTCGCGCCTCACTGGCCCTCCTGGACGGGATCAAGGTGGACTACTACGGGGTTCCCACGCCGCTGAATCAGGTCGCCTCGCTGTCCGTTCCCGAGAGCCGGCTGATCCAGATCTCGCCCTGGGACGCGAGCGTGATCCCCAACATCGAAAAGGCCATCCAGAAATCCGAGCTCGGCCTCAACCCCGTCAATGACGGCAAGATCGTCCGGATCAGCATCCCCGCCCTCACCGAGGAGCGGCGAAAGGAGCTGGTCAAGGTGGTCAGGAAAATGGCCGAAGAGGGCAAGGTGAAACTGCGGAACCTCCGCCGCGACGCCAACGAGGAGCTGAAGAAGCTCAAGAAGGAAGGCGACATCTCCGAGGACGAGCTCTTCAAGCTGCAGGCCGACGTCCAGAAGATCACCGACGAATACATCGAGAAGGCCGAACGGGTTCTGCAGGCCAAGGAAAAGGAAATCATGGAAATCTGA
- a CDS encoding isoprenyl transferase encodes MEQLDKTNLPRHIAIIMDGNGRWARKHSLGRIAGHRKGSESVRSVVESCRKLGIPYLTLYAFSSENRSRPEREVRALMNLLDRYLRSERKAMMENDIRLLTIGRTEELPARVLESLNGVIAETAGNTAMTLILALNYGSHDEILQAVRRIAEEARQGTVDPSDVTEERFADYLHTKGIPDPDLLIRTSGEYRLSNFLLWQMAYTEFYFTETLWPDFREEHLIEAIVEYQKRERRFGLTSDQLPKRRS; translated from the coding sequence ATGGAGCAGCTCGACAAAACCAATCTCCCGCGCCACATCGCCATCATCATGGACGGCAACGGCCGGTGGGCCCGGAAACACTCCCTGGGGCGCATCGCCGGACACCGGAAAGGGTCGGAATCGGTGCGGAGCGTCGTCGAGTCGTGCCGCAAGCTCGGGATCCCCTATCTCACCCTGTATGCGTTCTCCTCTGAAAACCGGAGCCGCCCCGAGCGGGAGGTCCGGGCCCTGATGAATCTGCTCGACCGCTACCTCCGCTCCGAACGCAAGGCCATGATGGAAAACGACATCCGCCTGCTCACCATCGGCCGGACGGAAGAGCTGCCCGCCAGGGTCCTGGAGTCCCTCAACGGGGTCATCGCGGAGACGGCGGGCAACACGGCCATGACCCTGATTCTCGCCTTGAACTACGGCAGTCACGACGAGATCCTGCAGGCGGTGCGCAGGATCGCCGAGGAGGCGCGGCAGGGCACCGTCGACCCCTCGGACGTCACGGAAGAGCGGTTCGCGGACTATCTGCACACCAAGGGGATCCCGGATCCCGATCTGCTGATCCGGACGAGCGGCGAGTACCGCCTGAGCAATTTCCTCCTCTGGCAGATGGCCTACACGGAATTTTATTTCACGGAAACCCTGTGGCCCGATTTCCGCGAAGAGCACCTCATCGAGGCCATCGTCGAGTATCAGAAACGGGAGCGGCGGTTCGGGCTGACCAGCGACCAGCTGCCGAAGAGGCGGTCATGA